In one Brevibacillus composti genomic region, the following are encoded:
- the addB gene encoding helicase-exonuclease AddAB subunit AddB: protein MAVQFVLGRAGTGKTQTILRQMEARLKESALGSPMILLVPEQASFQAEYALATIPGLGGVIGTQVLSFGRLAHRLLQEWGDVTLVPVDDLGKQMVLRLILERYREDLQVFGRAAQQPGFTSQLGRLISECKSYGVSFAHTENLDWGSGTLNQKIHDLRLVMNAYEAHLAQGYWDADDILNRVAVMIKDSAYIRQAEVFIDGFSGFTNQELRVIEQVMMHAKQVTIALCMDSAERDDSPDELGLFHPTLRTYQTLQRLAREAGVPVVSPILLTETRRFAESPWLRQIEQRYFAWDDPGTPPAPARADEVHLVSAVNRRAEVEAVALQILELARKEGYRWRDMAILLREPGTYADEIATVFADYNIPFFLDQKRSVTHHPLMELIRSALEVVVGRWRYDAVFRCLKTDLIAPAGEEADDAVRGMRQDVDLLENYVLAHGVYGSYWASEEPWRFGGETRAAEDQAVDRLRRAYAAPLLQLEEELKEAQKANVREMTTALYRFLLRIGVPGKLEAWQRQAEGAGELEEAQMHGQVWNGLMNLFDQIVEVMGEEQMDLATFAGVLDSGLESIELGLVPPALDQVLVGSMERSRQPDVRALFLLGVNEGVIPLKPKEDGVLDEAERERLAELGMELAPSAKQRLMAEPFLLYQAMTRPSERLYLSCALADEEGKALLPSSVFVRVREVLPEAVHRFFANEPSGRAEEDLFLLGTPRRVYRHLLSLLRGMKTSGNLPVFWWEVYDWFLKHSEEVSREKWLLGGLRYSNRVQRLDEGTSRTLYGRELKMSVSRLERFQTCPFSHFSSHGLRLKERQQYKLERFDVGELFHASLKRAVEKMNEEQLEWGRLTEENSMQLAQEVVDELVPATRSSILTRTARYRFLSGKLKRAVGRAIYVLGEHAKRSRFAPVGLEVSFGPGGDLPGLGLRLPSGVEVQLVGRIDRVDQSLDGDVPYLRVIDYKSSPKQLVLSDVYNGLNLQLLVYLDVVVTHAEEWLGQKAEMAGVFYYQVADPFVTAKRLLTSEEAAKERAKRLRMKGLMLAEPELAKMMDAQVEQGASELVPFELKKDGTLSSRSSVATVEQFQALQQFVRRTVEELSTRMTDGDIEISPYVSGTLIACEHCSYKPVCHYDPEGDANQQRQLPKWSNKEIWDRLQHGAGEGMHEEGGGLDDGSAKRDGEA from the coding sequence ATGGCCGTACAATTCGTCCTGGGACGGGCCGGAACTGGAAAGACACAGACCATACTGAGGCAGATGGAAGCCCGATTGAAGGAATCGGCGCTGGGATCGCCGATGATCCTGCTCGTGCCGGAGCAGGCCAGCTTTCAGGCGGAGTACGCGCTCGCCACCATCCCCGGGCTCGGCGGCGTGATCGGGACACAGGTGCTCAGCTTTGGCAGGCTGGCGCATCGGCTGCTTCAGGAATGGGGCGATGTGACGCTGGTCCCTGTGGATGATCTCGGCAAACAGATGGTGCTCCGGCTGATACTGGAGCGCTATCGCGAGGATCTGCAGGTGTTTGGGCGGGCGGCGCAGCAGCCGGGCTTCACCTCGCAGCTGGGGCGGCTGATCAGCGAGTGCAAGTCTTACGGCGTCAGCTTTGCCCATACGGAAAATCTCGACTGGGGCAGCGGGACGCTGAATCAAAAAATACATGATCTGCGGCTGGTCATGAACGCCTATGAGGCCCATCTGGCACAGGGCTACTGGGATGCGGATGATATCCTGAACCGCGTCGCGGTGATGATCAAGGATTCCGCCTACATCAGGCAGGCGGAGGTCTTCATCGACGGATTCAGCGGCTTTACCAACCAGGAGCTGCGCGTCATCGAGCAGGTCATGATGCATGCGAAGCAGGTGACGATCGCCCTCTGCATGGATTCGGCAGAGCGGGACGACTCGCCGGATGAGCTGGGGCTGTTTCACCCGACGCTGCGCACCTATCAGACGTTGCAGAGACTGGCCAGGGAGGCAGGCGTGCCTGTCGTAAGTCCGATCCTGCTGACGGAGACGAGACGATTTGCGGAAAGTCCCTGGCTGCGTCAGATAGAGCAGCGGTACTTTGCCTGGGACGACCCGGGGACGCCGCCGGCCCCTGCCCGGGCGGACGAGGTGCACCTCGTGTCGGCGGTCAATCGGCGGGCCGAGGTGGAAGCGGTGGCGCTGCAAATCCTCGAACTGGCCCGCAAGGAGGGCTATCGCTGGAGGGACATGGCGATTCTGCTGCGCGAGCCGGGCACGTATGCGGATGAGATCGCGACGGTATTTGCCGATTACAATATCCCCTTCTTTCTGGACCAGAAGCGCTCGGTGACGCATCATCCCCTGATGGAGCTGATCCGGTCGGCTCTGGAGGTGGTTGTGGGACGCTGGCGATACGATGCAGTGTTTCGCTGCCTGAAGACCGACTTGATCGCACCCGCCGGAGAGGAGGCAGACGATGCGGTGCGCGGCATGCGCCAGGATGTCGATCTCCTGGAAAATTACGTGCTCGCACACGGCGTATACGGCTCGTACTGGGCGAGCGAGGAGCCCTGGCGCTTTGGCGGAGAGACACGGGCCGCCGAGGATCAGGCCGTGGATCGCTTGCGCAGGGCGTACGCCGCTCCCCTGCTCCAATTGGAAGAGGAGCTGAAAGAGGCGCAAAAGGCCAATGTGCGCGAGATGACAACGGCCCTGTACCGCTTTTTGCTGCGCATCGGCGTGCCCGGCAAGCTGGAAGCCTGGCAGCGTCAGGCGGAAGGAGCGGGCGAGCTGGAAGAAGCCCAGATGCACGGACAGGTATGGAACGGCCTGATGAACCTGTTTGATCAGATCGTGGAAGTGATGGGCGAGGAGCAGATGGACCTCGCCACCTTCGCGGGTGTCTTGGACAGCGGTCTGGAGAGTATCGAGCTGGGATTGGTCCCCCCTGCGCTGGATCAGGTGCTGGTCGGATCGATGGAGCGCTCCCGCCAGCCCGATGTGCGCGCCCTGTTTCTCCTGGGCGTCAATGAAGGGGTGATCCCGCTGAAGCCGAAGGAAGACGGCGTGCTGGACGAGGCGGAGCGGGAAAGACTGGCGGAGCTGGGGATGGAACTGGCGCCGTCGGCCAAGCAGCGGCTGATGGCGGAGCCGTTTCTCCTGTATCAGGCGATGACCCGGCCGTCGGAGCGGCTCTACCTGAGCTGCGCCCTCGCCGATGAGGAGGGCAAGGCTCTCTTGCCTTCCTCCGTCTTCGTCCGAGTCCGGGAAGTGCTGCCGGAAGCCGTTCACCGGTTCTTTGCCAATGAACCGAGCGGCCGGGCCGAAGAGGATCTCTTTTTGCTGGGGACGCCTCGCCGGGTGTACCGCCATCTGCTCTCCCTGCTGCGGGGGATGAAAACGAGCGGGAATCTGCCGGTCTTCTGGTGGGAGGTCTACGACTGGTTTCTGAAGCACTCGGAAGAGGTGAGCCGGGAAAAATGGCTGCTCGGCGGGTTGCGCTACAGCAACCGGGTACAGCGGCTGGACGAGGGGACGAGCCGGACATTGTACGGCCGGGAGCTGAAGATGAGCGTCTCCCGGCTGGAGCGCTTCCAGACCTGTCCGTTTTCGCATTTCTCCTCCCACGGGCTGCGCCTGAAGGAGAGGCAGCAGTATAAGCTGGAGCGCTTTGACGTCGGCGAATTATTCCATGCCTCGCTGAAGCGGGCCGTGGAAAAGATGAACGAGGAACAGCTGGAGTGGGGGCGTCTGACCGAGGAAAACAGCATGCAGCTCGCGCAGGAAGTCGTGGACGAGCTGGTTCCCGCCACGCGCAGCAGCATTCTGACCCGGACGGCCCGCTACCGCTTTCTGTCCGGCAAGCTGAAACGAGCCGTCGGGCGGGCGATCTACGTCCTCGGAGAGCATGCCAAGCGAAGCCGTTTTGCCCCAGTGGGTCTGGAGGTGTCGTTTGGTCCGGGTGGAGACTTGCCCGGTCTCGGGCTGCGCCTGCCGAGCGGCGTCGAGGTGCAGCTCGTCGGAAGGATCGATCGGGTGGATCAGTCATTGGACGGGGACGTGCCGTATTTGCGCGTCATCGACTATAAATCCAGCCCCAAGCAGCTCGTGCTCTCCGACGTGTACAACGGATTGAATCTGCAGCTGTTGGTCTATCTGGATGTCGTCGTGACCCATGCAGAGGAGTGGCTCGGACAAAAGGCGGAAATGGCCGGGGTCTTTTACTACCAGGTGGCCGATCCGTTTGTGACGGCGAAGCGTCTGTTGACCAGCGAGGAAGCGGCCAAGGAGAGGGCAAAGCGGCTGCGGATGAAAGGCTTGATGCTGGCCGAACCGGAGCTGGCCAAAATGATGGACGCCCAGGTGGAGCAGGGTGCATCGGAGCTGGTGCCGTTTGAACTGAAAAAGGACGGCACGCTGTCGTCCCGTTCCTCTGTCGCGACGGTGGAACAATTCCAGGCTCTGCAACAGTTCGTGCGCCGCACGGTAGAGGAGCTGAGCACCCGGATGACGGACGGAGACATCGAGATTTCCCCGTATGTCAGCGGAACGCTGATCGCCTGTGAGCATTGTTCCTACAAACCGGTCTGTCACTACGATCCGGAGGGGGATGCCAATCAGCAGCGGCAGCTTCCCAAGTGGAGCAACAAGGAGATTTGGGACAGGCTGCAGCATGGGGCCGGAGAAGGAATGCACGAGGAAGGAGGGGGACTCGATGACGGAAGCGCAAAGCGCGATGGCGAAGCCTGA
- a CDS encoding AAA family ATPase, translating to MKPIRLRLAGLHSYREMQEIDFEKLCEAGLFGIFGPTGSGKSTILDAITLSLYGQVVRSGGGSHPKEVLNQLEQRVTVSFTFELGADEKRQRYTVEREFGRNKNGNWKQPEARLIRHAADPEEEDAVLESKATSVTSAVESLIGLTLQDFTRAVVLPQGQFSRFLTLKGSDRNEMLQRMFHLHIYGEKLSERVRACLDAVRERIHQLELEKAALGEAGPEALEAARQTWEEAAEKERSFAQQRDSMEKTLRQLEQLYRWQGELEEVRVRLSEQLARQEEAAGWERLYGQLEASVRLWPQVEQYDRLDTEWSGKAAELEASRQKQEEVRSAHQLAEEAYLHSQSALQREEPLLIERKSRLIQAIEWEDELQTLRQEWNKLEEEWQGIAQELPLLEVQLSRDKELLARWDQERAELDKALAEVQVKPEWRERIHALRDSKQHWERIETQRRELAGEREAVFTEQTKSAAEREAARLALDESSAALAEVRAKLAELDEHPPMSDSEWQELLDTLSHMKQWGRQWREQEQALAAWEEGWRELAAQRELAAARLLHAERALKEAEAALGERQTLREKLRSEWEHYQEANMARLLRDRLTEGEACPVCGSAHHPWRDEADGEAATVSADSQIGERLRQQIRETEEGIRLAEQQVRAASEAWHQAKGDIAVLDQRASDLQEERSRVDQRIREIRAECKARGELWAAADIGELLQVYQREERRFKEESEKREAFRASREALQKTVEEWREKEAEHRHLLERRTLLCEQQAQRAAELSRKIEEISAQAEEAKRRLDQLRGEIPYEEIDTFWQALGQRDRKASELQKIRSDKEVQHQKLQGAYQEAVTRHTALQSQETILRERLDERKRLWLQKHQQWQERTGGQPAREQLALVERSLEQLRASLGEAEARRKQAAEAREEVQNQVLKLTENYAHLTRQRAEAWEHLNRALAESGLGTVEQAGELYRQREQRELLKERLNQYQSELARLRYDEERLLTALDGRSVSEEEWQAAKLAWEEAESGHQTAKEQVAVSRQAWLTVEQNHEKWVALQARLDEETDEQSRLEELKKLLEGKAFVQFIAEEKLVSIARDASYHLMRMTKNRYALEIGDGGEFVLRDEGAGGMRRPISTLSGGETFLTSLSLALALSMEIQMRGGRLEFFFLDEGFGTLDPELLEVVMDALERLRMDDFTIGVISHVPDIRVRMPRRLIITPAEPMGEGSKIRMETE from the coding sequence ATGAAGCCGATTCGTTTGCGACTGGCAGGCTTGCACAGCTATCGGGAGATGCAGGAGATCGATTTCGAAAAACTGTGCGAAGCTGGCCTGTTTGGAATTTTTGGTCCCACGGGCAGCGGCAAGTCAACGATTCTCGATGCCATCACCCTCTCTCTGTACGGACAGGTGGTCAGATCGGGCGGAGGAAGTCACCCCAAGGAAGTGCTGAACCAGCTGGAGCAGCGGGTCACCGTATCGTTTACCTTCGAGCTGGGGGCGGATGAGAAGCGGCAGCGGTACACCGTTGAACGGGAATTTGGCCGCAATAAAAACGGCAACTGGAAACAGCCGGAAGCCCGTCTGATCCGGCATGCGGCCGATCCGGAGGAAGAGGATGCGGTACTGGAGTCAAAGGCGACGTCGGTGACGTCCGCAGTCGAGAGCCTGATCGGCCTCACCTTGCAGGATTTTACCCGCGCCGTGGTGCTTCCGCAGGGACAGTTTTCCCGCTTCCTGACCCTGAAGGGGAGCGACCGCAATGAAATGCTGCAGCGGATGTTCCATTTACATATCTACGGTGAAAAATTGAGCGAGCGGGTGCGCGCTTGCCTCGACGCGGTGCGGGAGCGAATCCATCAGCTGGAGCTGGAGAAGGCCGCACTGGGAGAAGCGGGTCCCGAAGCATTGGAAGCGGCCCGGCAGACGTGGGAAGAAGCGGCGGAAAAGGAAAGGAGCTTTGCCCAGCAGCGGGACAGCATGGAGAAGACCCTGAGGCAGCTGGAACAGCTCTATCGGTGGCAGGGGGAGCTGGAGGAGGTCCGCGTCCGGCTGAGCGAGCAGCTCGCCCGGCAGGAGGAAGCGGCCGGCTGGGAACGGCTCTACGGGCAGTTGGAGGCCAGTGTCCGGCTATGGCCGCAGGTGGAGCAATACGACCGCCTCGATACGGAATGGAGCGGGAAGGCGGCGGAATTGGAAGCATCGCGGCAAAAACAGGAGGAGGTCCGCTCGGCTCACCAACTGGCCGAGGAGGCATACCTTCACAGTCAGTCCGCCCTCCAGCGCGAAGAACCGCTGCTGATCGAGAGAAAGAGCAGATTGATTCAGGCAATCGAGTGGGAGGATGAGCTTCAAACTCTCCGGCAAGAGTGGAACAAGCTGGAGGAAGAGTGGCAGGGAATCGCTCAGGAACTCCCCCTCCTGGAGGTGCAGCTGTCGCGCGACAAAGAACTGCTCGCGCGCTGGGATCAGGAGCGGGCGGAGCTGGACAAAGCGCTGGCGGAAGTGCAGGTAAAGCCCGAGTGGCGGGAGCGGATCCACGCTCTGCGCGACAGCAAACAGCACTGGGAACGGATCGAGACGCAGCGCCGGGAGTTGGCCGGGGAGCGGGAAGCCGTCTTCACCGAGCAGACGAAGTCTGCGGCGGAACGGGAAGCCGCCCGATTGGCTCTCGATGAGAGCAGCGCGGCACTGGCGGAGGTCAGAGCGAAGCTGGCCGAGCTGGATGAGCACCCTCCCATGAGCGACAGCGAATGGCAGGAGCTGCTCGACACGTTGTCTCACATGAAGCAGTGGGGACGGCAGTGGCGCGAGCAGGAGCAGGCGCTGGCGGCATGGGAGGAGGGCTGGCGAGAGCTCGCCGCTCAACGGGAGCTGGCGGCAGCTCGCCTGCTGCATGCTGAGCGGGCGCTGAAGGAGGCGGAAGCGGCACTCGGGGAAAGACAGACTCTCCGGGAGAAGCTGCGAAGCGAGTGGGAGCACTATCAGGAGGCCAATATGGCCAGATTGCTGCGTGACCGCTTGACGGAGGGCGAGGCATGTCCCGTCTGCGGCTCTGCGCACCACCCTTGGCGCGATGAAGCGGATGGAGAGGCGGCCACTGTCTCTGCCGACAGTCAGATCGGCGAACGGTTGCGCCAGCAAATTCGCGAGACCGAGGAAGGGATTCGTCTTGCCGAACAGCAGGTCAGGGCCGCATCGGAAGCCTGGCATCAGGCCAAGGGGGACATCGCGGTGCTGGACCAGCGTGCCAGCGATTTGCAGGAGGAGCGGTCCAGGGTGGATCAGCGCATCCGGGAGATTCGCGCAGAGTGCAAGGCGCGCGGCGAGCTCTGGGCGGCAGCGGATATCGGCGAGCTGTTGCAGGTCTATCAGCGGGAGGAGCGGCGTTTCAAAGAGGAATCGGAGAAGCGGGAAGCCTTCCGGGCGAGCCGGGAGGCCTTGCAGAAAACGGTAGAGGAGTGGCGCGAGAAAGAGGCAGAGCATCGGCATCTGCTGGAGCGCCGCACACTGCTTTGTGAACAGCAGGCGCAAAGAGCCGCGGAACTGTCCCGCAAGATAGAGGAAATCAGTGCGCAGGCGGAGGAAGCCAAGCGGCGCTTGGATCAACTGCGGGGGGAGATCCCCTACGAAGAGATCGACACATTTTGGCAGGCGCTGGGACAACGCGACCGCAAGGCCAGTGAGCTGCAAAAAATCCGGTCGGACAAGGAGGTCCAGCATCAAAAGCTGCAGGGCGCCTATCAGGAGGCGGTCACCCGTCATACCGCGCTGCAGTCCCAAGAGACCATCCTGCGCGAGCGGCTGGACGAGCGCAAGCGATTGTGGCTGCAAAAGCACCAGCAATGGCAGGAGCGCACAGGCGGCCAACCGGCCAGGGAGCAGCTTGCGCTCGTGGAGCGCTCGCTGGAGCAGCTACGCGCCTCCCTCGGGGAAGCGGAAGCCCGGCGCAAACAGGCCGCGGAAGCACGGGAAGAGGTGCAGAATCAGGTCCTCAAGCTGACCGAGAACTATGCTCATCTGACCAGACAACGGGCTGAGGCATGGGAACATCTGAACCGGGCTCTGGCAGAAAGCGGTCTAGGCACAGTCGAGCAGGCTGGCGAACTCTACCGGCAGCGGGAGCAAAGGGAACTGCTCAAGGAGCGGCTCAACCAGTACCAGTCGGAACTGGCCCGCTTGCGCTATGACGAGGAGCGTTTGCTGACTGCGCTGGATGGACGTTCCGTCAGCGAGGAGGAGTGGCAGGCGGCCAAGCTGGCCTGGGAGGAGGCGGAGAGCGGCCACCAGACCGCCAAGGAACAGGTGGCGGTAAGCCGGCAGGCATGGCTGACGGTTGAACAAAACCACGAAAAATGGGTGGCGCTGCAGGCCCGGCTGGACGAGGAAACGGATGAGCAAAGCCGTCTGGAGGAATTGAAAAAACTGCTGGAGGGGAAGGCGTTTGTCCAGTTTATCGCCGAGGAAAAGCTCGTCTCGATCGCCAGAGACGCCTCCTATCACCTGATGCGGATGACCAAAAACCGCTATGCATTGGAGATCGGCGACGGCGGGGAGTTCGTCCTGCGCGACGAGGGAGCGGGAGGCATGAGACGGCCGATCAGCACCCTTTCCGGGGGAGAGACCTTCCTCACCTCCCTCTCGCTTGCGCTTGCGCTCTCCATGGAGATTCAGATGCGGGGCGGCCGCCTGGAGTTTTTCTTTTTGGACGAAGGCTTCGGCACGCTCGATCCGGAGCTGCTGGAAGTCGTCATGGACGCGCTGGAGAGGCTGCGCATGGATGACTTCACCATCGGGGTGATCAGCCATGTGCCGGATATACGTGTACGCATGCCGCGCAGACTGATCATCACGCCAGCGGAACCGATGGGGGAAGGAAGCAAGATCCGGATGGAGACGGAGTAG
- a CDS encoding exonuclease SbcCD subunit D has translation MRILHTADWHFGRQLEGRDRREEQAAFVDELCRIAEEKQIDLVLIAGDVYDSVNPPAWAEELFYDALERLSAGGRRGVVVIAGNHDQPERVRAAAPLATKQGIVLLGLPKEAPLLSGKEASTEKVRVIAGGPSWLEMSVPGVDHHAVILALPYPSEARLKELLSDTFSQEQLQLAFSERIQALLAELSVHFRDDTVNLVTSHLFVMGGRESDSERPIQIGGALTVSPSAFPEKAHYVALGHLHRLQKLGEKPLIRYSGSPLGYSFSEAGQSKAVVIVEAVPGEAVQEEIVYLRSGRPLARWKATEGIAQVEKWLEEGRDAGAWIDLELHVSDVIDPAEFQRLRKLSDDFIKIQRVVVREEETDQEREQKRQGLGELSPDQLFRRFYERRRGAQPDDQLVTLFQRLLSETGEEEGRK, from the coding sequence TTGCGTATCTTACATACGGCCGATTGGCATTTTGGCAGACAACTGGAGGGACGTGACCGGCGCGAGGAGCAGGCCGCGTTTGTGGACGAGCTGTGCCGGATCGCAGAGGAGAAGCAGATCGATCTGGTGTTGATCGCGGGCGACGTCTACGACTCGGTCAATCCCCCGGCGTGGGCTGAAGAACTGTTTTACGATGCGCTGGAGCGGCTGTCCGCAGGAGGACGGCGGGGCGTGGTCGTCATTGCTGGCAATCACGACCAGCCGGAACGTGTCCGGGCGGCGGCGCCCCTCGCCACCAAGCAGGGAATTGTCCTGCTCGGTCTGCCGAAAGAAGCGCCGCTCCTCTCCGGCAAAGAGGCGTCAACCGAGAAGGTCCGCGTGATCGCGGGCGGTCCATCCTGGCTGGAGATGTCTGTTCCCGGCGTGGATCATCATGCGGTGATTCTCGCTTTGCCGTATCCTTCCGAAGCCCGCCTGAAGGAACTGCTGAGCGACACCTTTTCACAGGAACAGCTGCAGCTCGCCTTTTCCGAGCGGATCCAGGCGCTCCTCGCCGAACTGTCGGTCCATTTCCGTGACGATACCGTCAATCTGGTCACCAGCCACCTGTTTGTGATGGGCGGCAGAGAGAGCGATTCGGAGCGGCCGATCCAAATCGGCGGAGCGCTCACCGTATCCCCGTCGGCTTTCCCGGAAAAGGCTCACTATGTGGCGTTGGGCCATCTGCACCGCCTGCAAAAGCTGGGGGAGAAGCCATTGATCCGCTACAGCGGCTCACCGCTGGGGTACTCTTTTTCCGAAGCGGGACAGAGCAAGGCCGTCGTCATCGTCGAAGCGGTTCCCGGCGAGGCGGTCCAGGAAGAGATCGTCTACTTGAGAAGCGGCAGACCCTTGGCTCGCTGGAAGGCTACGGAAGGGATCGCCCAGGTGGAAAAATGGCTGGAAGAAGGCCGGGATGCCGGAGCCTGGATCGATTTGGAGCTGCATGTGTCGGATGTGATCGATCCGGCGGAATTCCAGAGGCTGCGAAAATTGAGCGATGATTTCATCAAAATACAGCGCGTCGTGGTGCGCGAAGAGGAAACCGACCAGGAGCGGGAGCAAAAGCGCCAGGGGTTGGGCGAGCTGTCACCCGATCAGTTGTTTCGCCGCTTTTACGAGCGAAGACGGGGGGCGCAGCCGGATGATCAGCTGGTCACCCTGTTTCAGCGGCTGCTCAGCGAGACGGGAGAAGAGGAGGGGAGAAAATGA
- a CDS encoding COX15/CtaA family protein, with the protein MDKWLKRLAIASTFITFLVMIGGSLVTKTDSGLGCGNDWPLCNGRWVPEYTLESMIEYMHRFVTGITGIVVGIFSILAWRRYPRNREVRGLVMFSMFFLILESLLGASAVIWPQSSAVMALHFGFSLLAFSGVLLLSIFVLQRDKVERLVQGTVSPGFRKGIWGVAVYAYIVVYLGAYVRHTGSNLGCSDWPLCQGKLIPQLSGQTGIHFLHRVAALLLFVVLTIVLVYVIRHFKEKRRDLYVAGIWAFILIAVQVLSGGWVVLSRLTLYSTIFHSAVITCLFGIICYMCLQSLKGPERKK; encoded by the coding sequence ATGGACAAATGGCTGAAACGGTTGGCGATCGCATCGACCTTCATTACCTTTTTGGTGATGATCGGCGGTTCTCTGGTAACCAAAACCGATTCCGGTCTGGGCTGCGGCAATGATTGGCCTCTCTGCAACGGTAGATGGGTACCGGAATATACGCTGGAATCAATGATCGAATACATGCACCGCTTCGTCACGGGGATCACGGGCATCGTCGTCGGGATTTTCTCGATCCTCGCCTGGAGGCGGTACCCGCGTAACCGGGAAGTGCGCGGGCTGGTCATGTTTAGCATGTTTTTTCTCATTTTGGAGTCTCTGCTCGGGGCGTCCGCGGTGATTTGGCCGCAATCCTCGGCGGTGATGGCGCTGCACTTTGGCTTCTCCCTGTTGGCTTTCAGCGGGGTGCTTCTGCTGAGCATCTTCGTCCTGCAGCGCGACAAGGTGGAGCGGCTGGTGCAAGGGACGGTGTCGCCGGGCTTTCGCAAAGGCATCTGGGGAGTGGCCGTCTATGCGTACATCGTCGTCTACTTGGGGGCGTATGTCCGCCACACCGGCTCCAATCTGGGCTGCAGCGACTGGCCGCTGTGCCAGGGCAAGCTGATTCCGCAGCTGTCCGGCCAAACCGGGATTCACTTTTTGCACAGGGTGGCGGCACTCTTGCTGTTTGTCGTCCTGACCATCGTCCTGGTGTACGTGATCCGTCATTTTAAAGAGAAGCGGCGAGATTTGTACGTGGCGGGGATTTGGGCCTTTATTCTGATAGCGGTACAGGTCCTGAGCGGTGGATGGGTCGTGCTGTCCAGACTGACGCTGTACTCGACGATTTTCCACTCCGCCGTGATTACCTGTCTGTTTGGAATCATCTGCTATATGTGCCTGCAGTCGCTGAAAGGGCCGGAGCGGAAAAAGTAG
- the cyoE gene encoding heme o synthase: MDQQVTMQESIESDSSVKSIPAQRATWNDYVQLTKPGITMSNLMTTFAAFWLASFGHPNWLLALWTMLGTALVIMSGATLNNFYDRDLDKKMKRTQDRAIAAGRISPRNALLFGIVLLLLGLFVLAYFVNPLAAVWGLIGHIFYVLIYTPMKRVTTLNTVVGGVSGAVPPVIGWVAVTNNMDPAAWLLFLILFLWQPPHFLALAMLKTEEYRAGGIPMLPVVKGFEETKRQMFIWGAVLLPASMLLFFYGKTGYLYMVVMSIMGLIYLALLFQGFKVKDDLSWARKLFGYSILYLTVFCAVIVVSAMLYYF; encoded by the coding sequence GTGGACCAGCAAGTGACGATGCAGGAATCGATCGAAAGCGATTCCTCTGTAAAGTCCATACCGGCACAAAGGGCCACTTGGAACGATTATGTACAGCTGACCAAACCGGGGATCACCATGTCCAACTTGATGACCACCTTTGCGGCTTTTTGGCTTGCCTCGTTTGGTCATCCCAATTGGCTGCTAGCCCTGTGGACGATGCTTGGGACGGCTTTGGTAATCATGTCCGGTGCGACATTGAATAACTTTTACGACCGCGATCTCGATAAGAAGATGAAACGCACCCAGGACCGTGCGATTGCAGCCGGTCGCATTTCTCCACGGAATGCGCTCTTGTTCGGGATTGTCCTCTTGCTCCTTGGCCTGTTTGTACTCGCCTATTTCGTCAATCCGCTCGCAGCCGTATGGGGACTGATCGGTCATATTTTTTACGTACTGATCTATACGCCGATGAAGCGGGTTACGACTTTGAATACAGTGGTAGGCGGCGTGTCCGGCGCAGTACCGCCGGTGATCGGCTGGGTAGCCGTGACGAACAATATGGATCCGGCAGCGTGGCTTCTGTTCTTGATCCTGTTCCTGTGGCAGCCGCCGCATTTCCTCGCGCTCGCCATGCTGAAGACCGAGGAATATCGCGCTGGCGGCATTCCGATGCTGCCTGTGGTGAAAGGCTTTGAAGAGACCAAGCGGCAAATGTTCATCTGGGGGGCTGTGCTGCTTCCTGCATCCATGCTGCTGTTCTTCTACGGAAAAACAGGGTATCTCTACATGGTGGTCATGTCGATCATGGGCCTGATCTATCTAGCGCTGCTGTTCCAGGGTTTCAAGGTGAAAGACGATCTGTCCTGGGCACGCAAACTGTTCGGGTACTCGATTCTCTATTTGACCGTTTTCTGTGCCGTCATCGTGGTCAGTGCGATGCTCTATTATTTTTGA
- a CDS encoding DUF420 domain-containing protein has translation MHILLPTISTTFIAISGILVAFGWYFIRSRQTEKHIKTMKWAAVCATIFFITYVSRTALVGNTLFGGPDSVRIFYQIFLLFHIVLATVGGVMGLVTLYYGYKRKYDKHKKIGPWTSVVWFATSITGVTVYTLLYLIYPGGETTGVLDVIFGW, from the coding sequence ATGCATATTTTACTGCCTACGATCAGTACGACCTTCATCGCCATCAGCGGCATACTCGTCGCCTTCGGCTGGTATTTCATCCGCAGCCGCCAGACGGAGAAACACATCAAGACGATGAAGTGGGCGGCGGTCTGCGCGACCATTTTTTTCATAACGTATGTATCCCGAACCGCATTGGTAGGCAATACGCTGTTTGGAGGTCCGGACAGCGTACGCATTTTCTATCAGATCTTTCTGCTGTTCCATATTGTTTTGGCTACGGTAGGCGGAGTGATGGGGCTTGTCACGCTGTACTACGGGTATAAAAGGAAGTACGACAAGCACAAAAAGATCGGTCCGTGGACGTCGGTTGTCTGGTTTGCTACTTCCATTACGGGCGTTACCGTATACACCCTGCTTTATCTGATCTATCCCGGCGGTGAGACGACCGGGGTGCTGGATGTGATTTTTGGCTGGTAG